Proteins encoded in a region of the Manduca sexta isolate Smith_Timp_Sample1 chromosome 9, JHU_Msex_v1.0, whole genome shotgun sequence genome:
- the LOC115448449 gene encoding outer dynein arm protein 1-like gives MPTQVEQKVVDPEAELSNVQRTFQKLAPMCSVEKRAGGIPQLAPQEKQLGILANELKETLLCINLASKGQHAFRDNLVKDGTRKCIVEYEHLESVLRDEKAQQAELDCLNYLAQKQLVELLKRVPTEGDELAMIENAANRLRRMENRLDLATKRFCLVNSDNKKLREEIHRLLVERNDFNIQWNRTIGKLVQGKEYLMDIFEIAAVAFGDRDECCRKLEALKWKGLFQLNRDISEMQTYEGELNHLAKLEEFLRVKGSRRICEADEKEEIKRLEEIQRCEHEIQRHDALLEEIFSYAGLDRAATIINRFNITEIENFSCFVLLCEVLQESIIMRRDLELLRQRILDQRDINEAREEKQDKRLAQVTRELEAQRARCANKLELNTTADATIVKVLRGIDELVRLARCDCTPLLSLLGNHKEVTKWNVPKFLRILETEVKSLIEVAYGAVKPPAPTPKARKGPAAPPAAKLVADPYVETLRPNKIEKLVPYQPCAYCVEDYIMNLVFETPAIPADKEYVEGIFRLEDINTKFGIFTLTIPAKRHPYRGKKD, from the exons ATGCCGACTCAAGTGGAGCAGAAGGTTGTGGACCCTGAGGCTGAACTCAGCAATGTTCAGCGAACG TTCCAAAAGCTGGCACCGATGTGCAGCGTGGAGAAACGCGCCGGCGGCATCCCGCAGCTGGCGCCGCAGGAGAAGCAGCTGGGCATCCTCGCCAACGAACTCAAGGAGACGCTGCTCTGTATCAAT ctcGCGAGCAAAGGCCAGCACGCGTTCCGCGACAACCTCGTGAAGGATGGCACGCGCAAGTGCATAGTGGAGTACGAGCATCTAGAGTCGGTGCTGAGAGATGAGAAGGCGCAGCAAGCCGAGCTGGACTGCCTCAACTATTTAGCGCAGAAGCAACTCGTTGAATTGCTAAAGAGAGTGCCGACTGAAGGAGAT GAATTAGCTATGATAGAAAACGCTGCTAATCGTCTCCGCCGTATGGAGAACCGGTTAGATCTCGCCACCAAGCGGTTTTGCCTTGTCAACTCGGACAACAAGAAGTTGAGAGAGGAGATACATAGGCTCCTCGTTGAAAG AAATGACTTCAACATCCAATGGAACCGGACTATCGGCAAACTGGTGCAGGGCAAGGAGTACCTGATGGACATCTTCGAGATCGCAGCCGTCGCGTTCGGAGACCGCGACGAATGCTGCAGGAAGCTGGAAGCACTTAAATGGAAGGGATTGTTCCAACTCAATAGGGATATATCG GAAATGCAAACGTACGAAGGAGAACTGAACCATTTAGCAAAATTGGAGGAATTTCTACGTGTGAAAGGCTCTCGAAGAATCTGCGAGGCTGACGAGAAAGAGGAGATAAAGAGATTGGAGGAGATACAGCGCTGCGAGCATGAGATACAAAGACACGATGCCTTACTTGAAGAGATCTTT AGCTATGCCGGTCTAGATCGCGCAGCCACGATCATAAACCGTTTCAACATCACTGAGATCGAGAACTTCTCTTGCTTCGTGCTGCTCTGTGAGGTGCTGCAAGAGTCTATTATTATGCGGAGAGATCTTGAGCTGTTGCGACAGAGAATTC TGGACCAACGCGACATAAACGAAGCCCGTGAAGAGAAGCAGGACAAGCGCCTAGCTCAGGTCACGCGCGAACTGGAAGCGCAGCGAGCGCGCTGTGCGAACAAACTGGAGTTGAACACCACTGCTGATGCGACCATTGTCAAGGTTTTGAGGGGAATCGACGAGTTGGTCAG ACTGGCTCGGTGTGACTGCACTCCTTTACTTAGCCTACTGGGCAACCACAAGGAAGTGACCAAGTGGAACGTGCCCAAGTTCTTGCGCATACTGGAGACTGAGGTCAAGAGCCTCATAGAGGTCGCTTATGGAGCCGTGAag ccTCCAGCGCCAACGCCGAAAGCTCGTAAAGGGCCGGCAGCGCCTCCTGCTGCTAAACTAGTGGCGGACCCTTATGTGGAAACACTGCGACCGAACAAGATTGAAAAATTGGTCCCGTACCAACCTTGCGCTTA ttgTGTTGAGGATTACATCATGAACCTTGTTTTTGAAACCCCTGCCATACCCGCCGACAAAGAATATGTCGAAGGAATTTTCCGTCTCGAAGATATCAATACGAAGTTCGGAATATTCACTCTGACTATACCAGC AAAACGACACCCATACAGGGGTAAGAAGGACTAA
- the LOC119188861 gene encoding bicaudal D-related protein homolog, with the protein MRKQHPGRYEPASYWLHSDLSISSLDGEEGETLRRGALAAACADAVAAYATLEGSRVRDSIAAHARRALERERQIDEKNEIIADLSSKLSVAEVELRAAAEERDKLLNDANYNSLQNDEAVTRARQERDEAIERKKAAEVALAKTRVELMQANSQLYEAVRQKVDLGQQLEQWQMDMQELIDEQMKHKLTTQEKRRKLPEQPPPTRTSRILGFFHR; encoded by the exons ATGAGGAAGCAACATCCAGGAAGATACGAGCCCGCTTCCTACT GGCTACACTCAGACCTGTCCATCTCATCGCTGGACGGTGAGGAGGGCGAGACCCTCCGCCGAGGGGCGCTCGCCGCCGCCTGCGCGGACGCTGTGGCCGCCTACGCCACTCTGGAAGGTTCGCGCGTCAGGGACTCCATCGCTGCGCACGCTCGCCGCGCGCTAGAGAGGGAGAGGCAGATCGATGAGAAGAATGAGATTATTGCTGATCTGTCTTCTAAG CTCTCAGTAGCGGAGGTGGAGTTGCGTGCCGCGGCGGAGGAGCGCGACAAGTTGCTGAACGACGCGAACTACAACAGCCTCCAGAACGACGAGGCGGTGACGCGCGCCAGGCAGGAGCGCGACGAGGCCATCGAAAGGAAAAAGGCTGCTGAG GTGGCCCTGGCAAAGACTAGAGTAGAGTTGATGCAAGCCAACAGCCAGTTGTACGAAGCTGTGCGCCAGAAGGTGGACCTTGGACAGCAGTTGGAGCAGTGGCAG ATGGACATGCAAGAGCTGATCGACGAGCAGATGAAGCACAAGCTGACGACGCAGGAGAAGCGCAGGAAGCTGCCGGAACAGCCGCCGCCCACGCGCACCTCCAGGATCCTCGGATTTTTTCACCGGTGA